The Arachis duranensis cultivar V14167 chromosome 9, aradu.V14167.gnm2.J7QH, whole genome shotgun sequence genomic sequence aaaaaatgttttactaaaagtattaatatttttaatataattaaatacattaaaaattaaaaaatattattaaacaatTTTTGGCTGAAAATTTTTGTTTCCTTAAACTTTTATTCGATAATAAGAATATAGTTCAGTTGATGCTGACTTCCACTAGATCAGGGTATATAGTACggatcattattattattagcttCAATCCCACAAAGAAATAAGAAACTGATGATATAATTTAATCCATATTTAATGGTAGTGGTGCTTCCCTTAACGAAACCTTGACCATAATGGGGCCCAAGGTTTCCACTTTAGTTTATGCGTTACGCTTCCTGAGCCACAAGTTTAGATATAAGATGATCATAAATTTATGAGCAGAAATATAATCAATTCCACTAGTACGTTACTAACAGTAGCTATTAATTGTGGAGGTTACTGttcttcaatttcaagaactaaaACAGTTCCAATTTCATTATTGCCCTTTACTGCACAAACATTGTGTGGAATGCGCACTTATATTTTGAAGTGTCAACTACATATATCGCCATGCACCCTTTAATTTCAACTCCCTTACGTGGCACCTTGTCACCAGCATGTTTGGTGGACATATCGACCTTCAACAGTGTGTTTTTATATAAAACATAAAGCTGTTCATgacaaatcaattttatttggtGAGATTTTGAAATAGACTATAGTCAAATTAAacacttctctctctctctctctctctctctctctctcaattaaaaaattaattattcttattaatataacaatatataattaattgcGTCTGTAGAACTCTTATATTAATAGtgcataaaaatttaaacttataGTTTTAAGTTGTAGAGTTTACTTTTTACCACATTTTGAAGCTCTTCATTATAATTCAATAGTTATGGTTTTGTCAAATTAATAACTAGGCTTTGcatttttgtaaaataaatttgattttctgaATGTCTCGAAAAACacatttatgttttttattatatgtaaaTAACAGTAGTTAGCTAGATTGAATTATTTATCATTTACATACAATTGCAGTAATTCAATATGATTTATCTGAGTACAAACAGTGCATCAATTGTAACCATAGTTGTCAGAATTGAACCGGTAATCGAACTGGTCAAATTACTGAATTATTAAGTTATTGATTTAATCGGTGGATTACTGGTTGAATTGGTTAACCCAattctatataaataaaaaataaaaaaaagtaaaaaagttaaaattaaaatttaaaatatatatttttactaatattttaagaatatctaactattctaaaataatatgaaataggaataataagtattttgttaattttgctctatcaaaaatattttttgtttttatataaaaataataattatttaataaatttatagttattgttaaataaaaatataattaatttaaaaataaatgagtttataactaaaattaaaataaattaaataaaaataaattatttgataaaagatatctatatatataatataatttgtaaACATATTAATTAGAAGTGTGATAGGCTACTGGTTGAgatttattcttttttcattgaCGACAGGGGTTCGAAACCCAGTCGGACTAGTTTTATCGAGTTTGACCGATTTTTATCGGTTCACTCTGGATTTGACCGGTTCTCACCCTTGTTTGGTCCAATCAATGGACTGGACCAGTTTAATTTGTAAACATATTAACCAGAAGTGTGACCTGCTCCTTTTTCATTGAGGACAGGGGTTCGAAACTCACCCCAcccattttgaaaaatgttcttCCAGCGGTTCGATCAGACtggttttattaaatttgaccgATTTTTACCGATTTATTCCGAATTTGACCGGTTCGCACCGGTTTAGAATTTGGTTCACCGGTTTTTCGGTCGAATCAGTCGATCCGATCCGGTTTTAATAACACTGATTGTAACAACTTGTATAAATTTTTAAGGAAATATcataattattctaattttaccGGTGCAAATTATGCACAATTATAAATCAAAATGAGCCAACTAATATGAGTTAATCAATTGGTCAATTTATTTGTTCACTTaaataagcattaaaaatttaaatttcgtTTTGTTATCTAACAACCTATTAatcaactaaaattttttaaataaagcaCAAATTTATAACGGGTTATTAATTAGTCCTTAATTAGTCAGTCAAGCTATGTAATATCGTACGTGGACAATccaaataaatcaaaatgagGCAATGCAATTTATCatatgacgatgatgatgatacGAAGCAAAAGTCTCGTCCCTTAGCATATTTAGCTTATGCAATTAAATGTTTTACTATTATGGAAGAAATCTGTGATGtgatgaaaatggaaagaagaagaaaagaagaatctgATATACTGAGTAATCAATAGCTAGCCCTAGTTCTATTTTGAAACAAGCCTATTTCTTGTATTTCAAGAAAGTCAGATTCTGGTGATTTTGTTAAATCAGAATATGTTATACTCATGCtctttttgaaaagaattaaTTTGTTCTTAGATATAAGACTCTTTATATTCCCCTAAGCTCAAGGGCTTAGGAGGAAGCACTTTAAATTTGAcccaaaacaaagagaaaagaaaaggggaGTAGGTTAATAACAATATTAGCTATGTAAGTAGATGATAATATGTGTTTAATATAGAGCTGCTTAGAAATCACATGTTGCTGCACAAAGTGTAAATTGATCTCAAAATGCTTAAATGTATTGTATAATATAGAATTTTTTGAAAGTAAGATAACACTTTTATTGTCATAGAAAATTGTGGGTAGAATTGGACAATAAATCCTTAATTCTTGCAGGAATTTTTGGATTCATAGGATTTCAGATTCAGTGTCTGCCAATCAACGAAATTTAGTCTCAGTAGATGATTTGCTTATTGTGCGTTGCATCCTACTTGACCAGAAAATTGGGTTGTTCCAAAGAAGAGGCAGTATCCACATGTATTTGCCTAATCAGCATCTGCAAAGGCAATTATTCGAAAATCAGAACTTGGAGTTAGATATAAACCATGTGAGGCTGCATTGGACAAGTGTCAAAGAATTTTTTTACAGCTGTTTAGTGTTGACTtgatgaattttgcatgaactTACTAACACGATTTATAGAAAATACAATCTCAGGATGAGATAGTGTTGCATATTGTACACCACCGACTATAAAACAATAGAATGTTGGATTATCAAAGGGTTCTGATCCTTGAGAAGTAAGTTTCACAAAAGATATCATAGAATGGGAGCTGGTTTGTAATTTCTCATACCATCCCTGTCAAGTAAACCATGTATATATTTCATTTGTAATATATGAAGAGAATTATTATGCACAGAATTAAATTCTAATCCAAGAAAGTAATGAGAAGTACCAAAGtcttttaatgaaaataaagtATTCAGTTGAGTGATCAACTTCTCTATCTCACTAAATGAATTCTCTGTGATAACAATGCCATCAACATAAGCCATAAGATAAATTATAGAAGATGGGATAAATCTAGTGAATAGAAAAAGGACCAGTCTTAGTACTTTGAAAACCAAACTTGAAAAAAGTTCCACTAATCTTAGTaaaccaagctctaggagcttgctTGAGGCTATAAATTGCACGATTTGGTTTGCAAACTTGATTAGGATTAGAAGATGTATATCCGGATAGTTGCTGCATGAAAACTCTTTTAGAGAGGTCCCCATTCAAGAACACATTGCTGAAGTCAAATTGGTTCAAAATTCAATCCTTTAAGATACTAAGAGATAAGACAATTTGAATAGTAGAAGGTTTGATCACTGGAATAAAAATTTGAGTGATATCTACTCCCTCAGTTTGGTGATTCCCTTTTACAACAAGTCTTTGTATTGTTTTTTATAGAATAATCTGGACCATGTTTGATGGCAAATATCCATTTACTCCCTTATCACATTGTCATTAGGCTCAGGATCAACTAAATTTCATGTATTATTTTGCTTTAGAGCATGGTATTCTTCTTTTATGGCAGCAAGCCAATGAAGATAACTAAGAGCTTGTTTCATAGTTGTAGGCACATTATTAACAAGGTCCAGAGTGGAAATGAGAGCTTTTTGGCTTATAGATACCAGCTTTCAAATGAGTAATCATGAGATGAACATTGGTATGTTGAGAGGAACACACTGATAAAACTTGAGAACCTAGTAATTGTATTTCAATACTAGAAATTAGAATAATAGTAGTAGGTATAAGAGAAGTTGGAATAGGTTCAGTAGGTGGAGACATTTCTGGAATTGGAGTAGAAAAGGGATGAGATGTTAAAGAAGTGTTACTAATGTTAGTAGAAGAATTAGAAATAGATAGGGATGTGAGGAATGAATGTGGGAGTATTAGAGGAATTAGTAGATGTTGAAGGTATAAAAGAATTTTTAGAATCTTTTGGAAGGAAAAATCTTGCTcatcaaaaattatatttcttgtAATATAAATTTTTCCATTCAGGCTTAAGCacttgaatattttttattgaggagAAAAACTAAGATAAACACATTTGTGAGACTTGTCATCAAACTTAATAGTATTGTAAGGTTTGAGATGAGGATAACAAGCACATCCAGACACAAGAAAGGTAGAGTAATCTAGGTTTTGATAGTGTAACATCTCATAAGGAGTTTTGAAATCTAAAACTCTAGTTGGAAAGTTTGTTGATTATATATGTTTCTTGAAGAAAAACATCCTTCCAGTGTGTAAAATGGCATGTGTGTAGTTGCTAAAAGAGAGATATTAGTCTCTATAAGGTGTCTGTATTTGCACTCAATAACGCCTTGTTGATGGTGGTATAAAGGCAAGATAGACGATGAACAATGCCATGAGTTTGAAGAAAAGTTTTGAAGGATGAGGAAAGAAACTCTTTGGCATTGTCAGTCTAAATTGCCTTCAAAACAACACCAACTCTGTTTTTTCATTAATGCCTTGTATTGCACGAAAACTTGAAAAACTTGAGATTTCGCTTGAAgtaaatataaatatgtatatattgtataAGCATCTACCATACTAATATAATATTGGTATCTAGATCTTGAGGTAATAATTGCTATTTCCCAAACATCAACATAAACTAATTGAAGGGAGCAGAATATGAAGTTTAAGAATTAGGAAAAGGAAGAGTATGCAATTTAGCCATGTAATGGTATTCACACACATTTGATGAAGTTTGATCTTTACTAAGAGCTTGAAAATTACAATTGTTCAAGACTTGATTGATTATATGTTGTGCACAGTCGCCTAAACATTTGTGTCATATAGCATCAGTAGCTTTACAATGTGTAaaaaaagcatgaaaaattAGTAATGAAGTAGTAAAACCAGGaacttgaatttcatcaaagaCGTAGAGGCTATTTCTAAGTAGTCCTTGAAGAAGAATCTCTCGAACACGTGATTTCACAACGAAATTTTGAAACACTTATCAAATTTTGAGAAAGATTAGATATGCATAGTATATTCTTAAGCAAGAATTGCATGCCATTTGAATTTCCATAATGAGATATAGGAAGAGCTAAACTATTTGCTATGAACAATGGTCCAAACCAATGTAATCAGATGCAGAAATGAGAGTAGAATTGTAGAAGCATCATTGGTGAGATGATGACTTGCTCTCGAGTCTGGATACCAAGATGAGTTTGAAATTGTAGATGGTGTTGTCAAATAAGAGCTTGCTGGATTAAACGATGAAAATGATGGAGTAGCCACTTAGGAAAATGGTTGATGAAAAGATGATGGTGGCGGGAATGGTCTTGTTAATTGGAAAGAGGTACTGGAGAATTGAAGAGGATCATAGGCTGGGCCATAGAAGTTTTGATCAAACCCAAAAAAGCATTATAAAGCTTGATGATCAAGTCTACTACATAATTGACAAGTTAGCCTAGCATTCGATTGTCAAGATCCTTTGTCTCCTCTACCAAAATGCCCTCTTTGATGACATACC encodes the following:
- the LOC127741392 gene encoding uncharacterized protein LOC127741392, which translates into the protein MACLIAKASAARLEPAIIFVDSPITRFPVLSLIVTAVAPVPVVALKDASTLAFTQGSGGGLQGWYEKLQTSSHSMISFVKLTSQGSEPFDNPTFYCFIVGGVQYATLSHPEIVFSINRMLIRQIHVDTASSLEQPNFLVK